A stretch of Ipomoea triloba cultivar NCNSP0323 chromosome 11, ASM357664v1 DNA encodes these proteins:
- the LOC115996882 gene encoding LOB domain-containing protein 30-like, giving the protein MSLNCSSTGSGGGGSGGGGGGGPCGACKFLRRKCVAGCIFAPYFDSDQGASVFASVHKVFGASNVSKLLHHIPPHKRLDAVITVCFEAQARLRDPVYGCVAHIFAIQQQVVNLQAELSFLQAHLASLQVPTPPPPPMSAAINIADLSTVSPAAYDTLSSLFDPTSLTTVQAAWPPPVQQTRHFNRDPAESSSSPPAGSGVLQELTRHLMRRPPQGC; this is encoded by the exons ATGAGCTTAAATTGCAGTAGTACCGGTAGTGGCGGCGGAGGGAGCGGCGGAGGTGGCGGCGGGGGGCCATGCGGGGCATGCAAgttcttgaggaggaagtgcGTGGCGGGGTGCATATTTGCGCCGTATTTTGACTCGGATCAAGGCGCGTCGGTGTTTGCATCGGTTCATAAAGTGTTCGGAGCTAGCAACGTTTCCAAGCTGCTCCACCACATTCCGCCGCATAAGCGCCTCGACGCCGTCATCACCGTTTGCTTCGAGGCTCAGGCCCGCCTCCGAGACCCCGTCTACGGCTGCGTTGCTCACATCTTTGCTATTCAGCagcag GTGGTGAACTTACAGGCCGAGCTTTCCTTCTTACAAGCCCACTTGGCCAGCCTTCAGGTCCCCacaccaccgccgccgcctaTGTCGGCGGCGATAAACATTGCAGACCTCTCAACTGTGTCTCCGGCGGCCTATGATACTCTTTCGTCTCTGTTTGATCCAACGTCGTTGACGACGGTGCAAGCTGCATGGCCGCCGCCCGTGCAGCAGACGCGCCACTTCAACAGGGATCCGGCGGAGTCATCGTCTTCGCCGCCCGCCGGTTCCGGTGTTCTTCAAGAACTGACGCGCCACCTTATGCGTAGGCCGCCGCAGGGGTGTTAG